A window from Pseudomonas campi encodes these proteins:
- a CDS encoding methyl-accepting chemotaxis protein — MKKINAGNLLAGVRSNTLIAGLFIVLIISIVLLFANFAYLNTQSNYDKEYISHAGELRVLSQRIAKNATEAATGKAEAFPLLKEARNGFQERWGFLTEGNEATGLPPAPASMQADMDAVQKDWDSLRKNADAILASEQTVLSLHQVAATLAETIPQLQVEYEEVVDILLQSGAPAAQVSVAQRQSLLAERILGSVNKVLAGDDDSVQAADMFGRDASLFGRVLKAMTEGNAAMEISQVTDPDALERLAEISELFQFVSGSVDEILETSPELFQVRESASTIFSESQTLLDKASGLTGGLENLASGRYFNTLAGYVLGALALASIILIGLVMVRETNRRLASTAEKNERNQSAILRLLDEIADLADGDLTVAATVTEDFTGAIADSINYSIDQLRDLVVTINSTAVQVAAAAQETQATAMHLAEASEHQAQEIAGASAAINEMAVSIDQVSANASESSAVAERSVAIANKGNEVVHNTITGMDNIREQIQDTSKRIKRLGESSQEIGDIVSLINDIADQTNILALNAAIQASMAGDAGRGFAVVADEVQRLAERSSAATKQIEALVKTIQTDTNEAVISMEQTTSEVVRGARLAQDAGVALEEIEKVSKTLAALIQNISNAARQQASSAGHISNTMNVIQEITSQTSAGTTATAKSIGNLAKMASEMRKSVSGFTLPDGQV; from the coding sequence ATGAAAAAAATCAATGCAGGCAATCTTTTGGCAGGTGTGCGCAGTAACACGCTGATCGCCGGACTGTTCATCGTCCTGATCATTTCCATCGTGTTGTTGTTCGCCAACTTCGCCTACCTCAACACCCAGTCGAACTACGACAAGGAATACATCAGCCACGCCGGTGAGCTGCGTGTTCTGTCCCAGCGTATTGCGAAGAACGCCACCGAAGCGGCAACCGGCAAGGCCGAAGCCTTTCCGCTGCTGAAAGAGGCACGCAACGGCTTCCAGGAGCGCTGGGGTTTCCTCACCGAGGGTAACGAAGCGACTGGCCTGCCTCCTGCTCCGGCCTCGATGCAGGCGGACATGGACGCGGTGCAGAAAGACTGGGACAGCCTGCGCAAAAACGCCGACGCCATTCTGGCCAGCGAACAGACCGTACTCTCGCTGCACCAGGTAGCCGCGACCCTGGCGGAAACCATTCCGCAGCTGCAGGTCGAGTACGAAGAAGTCGTCGACATCCTGCTGCAGAGCGGTGCACCGGCAGCCCAGGTATCCGTGGCCCAGCGTCAGTCGCTGCTGGCCGAACGTATCCTCGGTTCGGTGAACAAGGTGCTGGCCGGTGACGATGACTCGGTGCAGGCCGCCGACATGTTCGGCCGTGACGCCAGCCTGTTCGGTCGCGTACTCAAGGCGATGACCGAAGGCAACGCCGCTATGGAAATCTCCCAGGTTACCGACCCCGATGCTCTCGAGCGTCTGGCCGAGATTTCCGAGCTGTTCCAGTTCGTCTCCGGCTCGGTGGACGAAATTCTGGAAACGTCGCCGGAACTGTTCCAGGTCCGCGAATCCGCCAGCACCATCTTCAGCGAGTCGCAGACCCTGCTGGACAAAGCCTCCGGTCTGACCGGCGGGCTCGAGAACCTGGCCAGCGGGCGCTACTTCAACACCCTGGCCGGTTATGTGCTGGGCGCTCTGGCATTGGCTTCGATCATCCTGATCGGCCTGGTGATGGTGCGTGAAACCAACCGCCGCCTGGCCTCGACCGCCGAGAAGAACGAACGTAACCAGTCCGCGATTCTGCGTCTGCTCGACGAAATCGCCGACCTCGCCGACGGTGACCTGACGGTAGCGGCGACGGTAACCGAGGACTTCACCGGTGCCATCGCTGACTCCATCAACTACTCGATCGACCAGCTGCGTGATCTGGTAGTGACGATCAACTCGACTGCTGTTCAGGTGGCCGCCGCCGCCCAGGAAACCCAGGCCACGGCAATGCACCTGGCCGAGGCTTCCGAACACCAGGCCCAGGAGATCGCCGGTGCTTCCGCGGCCATCAACGAAATGGCCGTGTCGATTGACCAGGTATCGGCGAACGCCTCGGAATCCTCCGCGGTAGCGGAACGTTCCGTAGCCATCGCCAACAAGGGTAACGAGGTTGTACACAACACCATCACCGGCATGGATAACATCCGTGAGCAGATCCAGGACACCTCGAAGCGGATCAAACGCCTCGGTGAATCGTCCCAGGAGATTGGTGACATCGTTAGCCTGATTAACGACATTGCCGACCAGACCAACATCCTCGCCCTGAACGCCGCGATCCAGGCCTCCATGGCCGGTGACGCGGGTCGCGGCTTCGCCGTGGTAGCGGACGAAGTACAGCGCCTCGCAGAACGTTCCTCGGCGGCGACCAAGCAGATCGAGGCACTGGTTAAAACGATTCAGACCGACACCAACGAAGCCGTTATCTCCATGGAGCAAACGACTTCCGAAGTGGTGCGCGGTGCCCGCCTGGCGCAGGACGCCGGTGTGGCCCTGGAAGAGATCGAGAAGGTATCCAAGACCCTCGCGGCCTTGATCCAGAACATCTCCAACGCCGCTCGTCAGCAGGCCTCTTCGGCTGGTCATATCTCCAACACCATGAACGTGATCCAGGAGATCACCTCGCAGACCTCCGCCGGTACCACTGCCACCGCCAAGAGCATTGGTAACCTGGCCAAGATGGCCAGCGAGATGCGCAAGTCGGTGTCCGGCTTCACCCTGCCGGACGGTCAGGTCTGA
- a CDS encoding CheR family methyltransferase, whose amino-acid sequence MQPSGVWALKPLADMSQAEFRDWQALLEERTGVVINEQRRAFLQTNLSARMRELEVADYASYFRMVTDGPRGAVEWSTLLDRLTVQETRFFRHRPSFDVLDSYLRGRLATDQQQQPWALWSVGCSSGEEPYSMAICAAEVLRETESAQQFGVTGTDISLNALSKAREALYGARKLEQMDADLCERYFATEVDGRFKVVPDLAARICFARLNVLELGKAPLSGMDVIFCQNMLIYFRRWRRREILNRLAERLAPGGLLVVGVGEVVGWQHPDLVPVADERVLAFTRKG is encoded by the coding sequence ATGCAGCCAAGCGGCGTCTGGGCCTTGAAACCCCTGGCCGATATGTCACAGGCGGAGTTTCGTGACTGGCAGGCCCTGCTCGAAGAGCGCACGGGCGTGGTGATCAACGAACAGCGGCGGGCATTTCTGCAGACCAACCTGAGCGCACGCATGCGTGAGCTGGAGGTTGCCGACTACGCCAGTTACTTTCGCATGGTCACCGATGGCCCGCGTGGTGCCGTGGAGTGGTCGACCCTGCTGGATCGTCTGACCGTGCAGGAGACGCGCTTCTTCCGTCACCGGCCCTCCTTCGACGTACTCGACAGTTATTTGCGCGGTCGTTTGGCCACTGATCAACAGCAACAGCCCTGGGCACTCTGGAGCGTGGGTTGCTCGAGCGGCGAAGAGCCTTACTCGATGGCCATCTGCGCGGCTGAGGTGCTGCGTGAGACCGAGAGTGCGCAGCAGTTCGGCGTGACCGGCACGGATATCAGCCTGAATGCGTTGAGCAAGGCTCGCGAAGCGCTCTACGGCGCGCGCAAGCTGGAACAAATGGATGCAGACCTCTGTGAGCGCTACTTCGCCACCGAGGTTGATGGACGCTTCAAGGTAGTGCCGGATCTGGCGGCACGTATCTGTTTCGCCAGATTGAATGTGCTGGAATTGGGCAAGGCGCCCCTGTCCGGCATGGACGTTATCTTCTGTCAGAACATGCTGATCTATTTCCGCCGCTGGCGGCGCCGCGAAATCCTCAACCGTCTGGCCGAACGCCTGGCGCCTGGGGGTTTGCTGGTCGTCGGGGTGGGGGAAGTGGTTGGTTGGCAGCATCCGGATCTGGTTCCGGTGGCCGACGAGCGTGTGCTGGCGTTTACCCGCAAGGGCTAA
- a CDS encoding Hpt domain-containing protein — translation MGDRHDYVALEWVKGEIAETLKQARQALEAFVENPQDPTRMRFCLTYVHQVHGTLQMVEFYGAALLAEEMEQLAQALMEGRVSNQGEALEVLMQAILQLPAYLERIQSARRDLPMVVLPLLNDLRAARGEKLLSETSLFSPDLSGRQPALSHDSLDRLRTAELPVLLRKLRQMLQMALVGIIRNQDLATNLGYMARVFARLETLCKDAPLGPLWQIASGMVEGLANGSVANGASVRTLLRQVDKELKRLLEQGADGINQAAPDDLAKNLLFYVAKAPAQSPRIRALKDQYRLDDALPDSNVVDEERARLAGPDRDAMRSVVAALCEELVRVKDSLDLFVRSDRKQVAELDGLLAPLKQIADTLAVLGFGQPRKVIVDQLDVVHGLSVGQREPSDAVLMDVAGALLYVEATLAGMVGPSDDRQGEQSHLPTTDVAQIHQLVIKEARTGLEQAKDAIIEFIASQWNHEHLARVPELLTQVRGGLAMIPLTRAAALLQACNRYIQEQLLARKAVPNWQNLDTLADAITSVEYYLERLAEDHATQGDLILDVAEESLDSLGYPLKEKPSILDRIEPVAETFAPLADPLHDIDVLSAEEPQAVAEPEPELQLAEVESLDLEPLSDAAAFSMGELSSEFAALEQPAGDTELLVTDDNWSLGEADNTDLGAGIDLSLDAPLELAEAEPSGDLPSLDVAELPALDADAAPADLDLQLEELNLDEIGDEPLSWDTAEIAELDLPEVELSNEPFAVEVPAPLVDKPLSMADVMAAPVQAINPPAQDVPPSLLPPPADEEPVDEELLEVFVEEVGEVLETLGEYLPQWCADTTDKDALTEIRRAFHTLKGSGRMVRALIIGELGWSIENLLNRVLDRSIEANAPVQQVVKDVVALMPALVEEFAAHAQRQRDDVDLLAATAHALARGQQPPPSGPGSAPSVESELPAVEIVETEGEPQPDGPAMQTLAELDEALDPQLLDIFRNEAETHLDALVGFLADCAQELPQPVTDDLQRALHTLKGSAYMAGILPIAEIATPLEKLAKEFKANLIPMDLAEAELLHRAEQLFRAGLEQLESQPLAAIPGAAELLADVHKLHQERLDTADQARHDEQGETRDPQLISIFLAEGMDILLDAEDLLRKWREHPSEQQELSALLEELTTLGRGAEMAELPQIDELCQALLALYQAAQEGRLAISERFFSEAEAAHEVLIGMMDQVAAGLQVSTQPERVEALQALLAESIDPAALALLEPEAAASLEITELESIELDTPQIDEAAPVVDSAELEPPAVFSEPAPVFNEPVPVSSGMPEDIDEEMVEIFLEEAVDILESAGQALDRWLGEPDNSLALSSLQRDLHTLKGGARMAEIRAIGDLAHELESLYEGLVDRRFSYSPYLASLLQQSHDRLAVLLEQLQGNRPLADSTALIEAIRSFRQGGGAPSLSAAAVAVQPDFEAEAEAEAEAEAEAEALPELQVEEQPVELSQADSPLVSELAESAEMDLAELADVQFTAPQLDELSAPANDEWLSASAESAAFVVEEPHLEDLPSLSNSEWSLEGALPELGSEPLPAESVPVEDSAASDLPVDAWASDDSSELSELPVSEEVLDLPAVAELAPVDDWAMAELPALESTELPVEPPAAVSPPSVVEDERDPELVEIFLEEGFDIIESAGGALQRWMEDVDNTLEVEALQRDLHTLKGGARMAEIREIGDLAHELEFLYEGVGDGRLRAGTDLFGLLQACHDRLAEMLEAVRDHRAVPDGEALIATIKQFRANPAEQLNIPSSVHLQPVVEEDTAAEAEILDIFLEEGDELLEAMEATLGRWESNREDGSAIDELLRILHTLKGGARLAGQKRLGDLSHDLEQHLTEAQKHSAPWPESLFLDVQSGFEGLQTALDQLRKRLDDSQAAEVQTAPLAAPEPSTLAPAPVALSTPLVAASSKPQAQQQLKVLPFVERAAEAAARVAAQRAPQELVKVPADLLEGLVNLAGETSIFRGRVEQQVSDFGFTLGEMEATIERVRDQLRRLDIETQAQILSRYQAEAERAGYEDFDPLEMDRHSQLQQLSRALFESASDLLDLKETLATRNRDAETLLLQQARVNTELQEGLMRTRMVPFDRLVPRLRRIVRQVAAELGKQVEFHVGNAEGEMDRTVLERIVAPLEHMLRNAVDHGIEPAEQRRASGKPEVGNIRLSLGREGGDILLTLADDGGGIRLEAVRRKAIERGLMDADSDLTDHEILQFILEAGFSTAEKVTQISGRGVGMDVVHSEVKQLGGSMSIESTVGEGTRFLIRLPFTVSVNRALMVLSGEDLYAIPLNTIEGIVRVSPYELEAYYAPDAPRFEYAGQAYELKYLGDLLNNGQQPKLIGQSLPLPVILVRSSEHAVAVQVDSLAGSREIVVKSLGVQFSAVHGISGATILGDGRVVVILDLLATIRVRHAHLLGQLQQPRLASHVAQTAAEIEAERPTLVMVVDDSVTVRKVTSRLLERNGMNVLTAKDGVDAIAQLQEHKPDIMLLDIEMPRMDGFEVATLVRHDERLKDLPIIMITSRTGEKHRERAMAIGVNEYLGKPYQESDLLENIQKLVKRHE, via the coding sequence ATGGGTGATCGGCACGACTATGTCGCCCTGGAGTGGGTCAAAGGCGAAATCGCGGAAACCCTGAAGCAGGCACGACAGGCCCTGGAGGCGTTCGTCGAGAACCCGCAGGATCCGACGCGCATGCGTTTCTGCCTGACCTATGTGCACCAGGTGCATGGCACCTTGCAGATGGTCGAGTTCTACGGTGCAGCCCTGCTCGCCGAGGAGATGGAACAACTCGCCCAGGCCTTGATGGAAGGCCGCGTGAGCAACCAGGGCGAGGCCCTGGAAGTGCTGATGCAGGCCATCCTGCAGTTGCCGGCGTACCTGGAGCGGATCCAGAGCGCGCGCCGCGACCTGCCGATGGTGGTGCTGCCGCTGCTCAACGACCTGCGCGCTGCCCGCGGCGAGAAGCTGCTGTCGGAAACCAGCCTGTTCTCCCCAGACCTGTCCGGTCGCCAACCGGCCCTGTCCCACGACTCCCTAGATAGATTGCGCACCGCCGAGTTGCCGGTTCTGCTGCGCAAGCTGCGGCAGATGCTGCAGATGGCCCTGGTCGGGATCATCCGCAACCAGGATCTGGCCACCAACCTGGGCTACATGGCGCGGGTTTTCGCGCGCCTGGAAACCCTGTGCAAGGATGCCCCGCTCGGCCCGTTGTGGCAGATCGCCTCCGGCATGGTCGAAGGCCTGGCCAATGGCAGCGTGGCCAATGGTGCCTCGGTGCGCACCCTGCTGCGCCAGGTCGACAAGGAGCTCAAGCGCCTGCTCGAACAGGGCGCCGATGGTATCAACCAGGCCGCGCCGGATGATCTGGCCAAGAACCTGCTGTTCTATGTGGCCAAGGCTCCCGCGCAATCGCCGCGCATCCGTGCCCTGAAGGATCAATACCGCCTCGACGACGCGCTGCCGGACAGCAACGTGGTCGACGAGGAACGCGCCCGCCTGGCTGGTCCGGATCGTGACGCCATGCGTTCGGTGGTCGCCGCCCTGTGCGAGGAGCTGGTACGGGTCAAGGACAGCCTCGACCTGTTCGTGCGTAGTGATCGCAAGCAGGTTGCCGAGCTCGATGGCTTGTTAGCGCCGCTCAAGCAGATCGCCGACACCCTGGCAGTGCTGGGTTTCGGCCAGCCGCGCAAGGTGATCGTCGACCAGCTCGACGTAGTGCATGGTCTTTCCGTGGGTCAGCGCGAGCCCAGCGATGCCGTGCTGATGGATGTCGCCGGTGCCCTGCTGTATGTCGAAGCGACCCTGGCTGGCATGGTCGGCCCGTCCGATGATCGTCAGGGCGAGCAGAGCCACCTGCCGACCACCGATGTGGCGCAGATTCACCAGCTGGTGATCAAGGAAGCGCGTACCGGGCTGGAACAGGCCAAGGACGCCATCATCGAGTTCATCGCCTCGCAGTGGAACCATGAGCACCTGGCCCGTGTGCCGGAACTGCTGACCCAGGTTCGTGGCGGTCTGGCGATGATTCCGCTGACCCGCGCCGCCGCCCTGCTGCAAGCCTGCAACCGCTATATCCAGGAACAGTTGCTGGCGCGCAAGGCCGTGCCCAACTGGCAGAACCTCGACACCCTGGCTGACGCCATCACCAGCGTCGAGTACTACCTCGAGCGCCTGGCCGAAGACCACGCGACCCAGGGTGACCTGATCCTCGATGTGGCCGAAGAGAGTCTCGATAGCCTCGGCTACCCGCTCAAGGAAAAGCCCTCGATTCTCGACCGCATCGAGCCGGTGGCCGAAACCTTTGCCCCCCTGGCCGATCCGCTGCACGACATCGATGTGCTGTCCGCCGAAGAGCCGCAGGCTGTTGCCGAGCCCGAGCCCGAGTTGCAGTTGGCCGAGGTGGAGTCTCTCGATCTCGAGCCGCTGAGTGACGCCGCTGCCTTCAGCATGGGTGAGCTGAGCAGCGAGTTCGCCGCGCTCGAACAACCGGCAGGCGATACCGAGTTGCTGGTGACCGACGACAACTGGAGCCTGGGCGAAGCCGACAACACCGATCTGGGCGCCGGCATCGACCTCAGCCTGGATGCTCCGCTGGAGCTGGCGGAGGCCGAACCGAGCGGCGACTTGCCCAGCCTGGATGTCGCCGAGCTGCCGGCGCTGGACGCCGACGCTGCGCCTGCAGATCTCGATCTGCAGCTGGAAGAATTGAACCTCGACGAAATCGGTGACGAGCCGCTCAGCTGGGACACGGCGGAAATCGCCGAACTGGACCTGCCGGAAGTCGAGTTGTCCAACGAGCCGTTCGCCGTCGAAGTTCCTGCTCCGCTGGTCGACAAGCCGCTGTCCATGGCCGATGTGATGGCCGCCCCGGTGCAGGCGATCAACCCGCCCGCCCAGGACGTGCCGCCCAGCTTGCTGCCGCCACCCGCCGACGAAGAGCCGGTGGATGAAGAGCTGCTGGAGGTCTTCGTCGAGGAAGTCGGCGAAGTGCTGGAAACCCTTGGCGAGTACCTACCGCAGTGGTGCGCCGATACCACCGACAAGGATGCCCTGACGGAAATCCGCCGGGCCTTCCACACCCTCAAGGGCAGCGGCCGCATGGTCCGCGCCCTGATCATCGGAGAGCTGGGCTGGTCGATCGAAAACCTGCTCAACCGCGTGCTTGACCGCAGCATCGAGGCCAATGCGCCGGTGCAGCAGGTGGTCAAGGATGTGGTCGCGCTGATGCCGGCCCTGGTCGAAGAATTCGCCGCTCACGCCCAGCGTCAGCGCGACGATGTCGACCTGCTGGCTGCCACCGCCCATGCCCTGGCGCGCGGCCAGCAGCCGCCGCCGAGCGGTCCTGGCTCGGCACCCAGCGTCGAGAGCGAGTTGCCGGCTGTCGAGATAGTGGAAACCGAGGGCGAGCCGCAGCCGGATGGACCGGCTATGCAAACGCTCGCTGAACTGGACGAAGCCCTGGATCCGCAGCTGCTGGATATTTTCCGCAATGAGGCGGAGACCCACCTGGATGCCTTGGTCGGCTTTCTCGCCGACTGCGCCCAGGAGCTGCCGCAGCCGGTCACCGATGACCTGCAACGTGCCCTGCACACCCTCAAGGGCAGTGCGTACATGGCCGGCATCCTGCCGATCGCCGAGATCGCCACGCCGCTGGAAAAACTGGCCAAGGAATTCAAGGCCAATCTGATCCCCATGGATCTGGCCGAAGCCGAATTGCTGCACCGTGCCGAACAACTGTTCCGCGCCGGTCTGGAGCAGCTGGAAAGCCAGCCGTTGGCAGCGATCCCCGGTGCCGCCGAGCTACTGGCCGATGTGCACAAGCTGCACCAGGAGCGTCTGGACACGGCCGATCAGGCGCGCCACGACGAACAGGGTGAGACCCGCGATCCACAGCTGATCTCCATCTTCCTCGCCGAAGGCATGGATATCCTGCTGGATGCCGAGGATCTGCTGCGCAAATGGCGCGAACATCCGAGTGAGCAGCAAGAACTCAGCGCCTTGCTGGAAGAGTTGACCACCCTCGGTCGTGGCGCCGAGATGGCTGAGCTGCCGCAGATCGACGAGCTGTGTCAGGCCCTGCTGGCCCTCTACCAGGCCGCCCAGGAAGGCCGCCTGGCCATCAGCGAGCGCTTCTTCAGTGAAGCCGAAGCCGCCCATGAAGTACTGATCGGCATGATGGATCAGGTGGCTGCCGGCCTGCAGGTCAGCACCCAGCCCGAGCGGGTCGAGGCGCTGCAAGCGTTGCTCGCTGAGTCCATCGACCCGGCTGCCCTGGCGCTGCTTGAGCCAGAGGCCGCGGCCAGCCTGGAAATCACCGAGCTTGAAAGTATCGAGCTGGATACCCCGCAAATAGATGAAGCCGCGCCGGTAGTAGACAGCGCTGAGCTTGAGCCGCCAGCTGTGTTCAGCGAGCCGGCGCCGGTGTTCAATGAGCCCGTGCCAGTCAGCAGCGGCATGCCGGAAGATATCGACGAGGAAATGGTCGAGATCTTCCTCGAAGAAGCCGTGGATATTCTGGAAAGCGCCGGCCAGGCCCTGGATCGTTGGCTGGGCGAACCGGACAACAGCCTGGCGCTGTCTTCCCTGCAGCGCGACCTGCACACCCTCAAGGGCGGCGCGCGGATGGCCGAGATTCGTGCCATCGGTGACCTGGCCCATGAGCTGGAATCGCTCTACGAAGGCCTGGTTGACCGGCGCTTCAGCTACTCGCCCTACCTGGCCAGCCTGCTGCAGCAGAGCCATGACCGCCTGGCCGTGTTGCTCGAGCAACTCCAGGGTAACCGTCCGCTGGCCGACTCCACTGCGTTGATCGAAGCGATCCGCAGTTTCCGTCAGGGTGGCGGTGCGCCGAGCTTGTCCGCTGCGGCTGTGGCCGTGCAGCCTGATTTCGAAGCCGAAGCCGAAGCCGAAGCCGAAGCCGAAGCCGAAGCCGAAGCCCTGCCTGAGCTGCAAGTGGAAGAACAACCGGTCGAGCTGAGCCAGGCCGATAGCCCGCTGGTCAGTGAGCTGGCCGAGTCCGCGGAAATGGACCTGGCCGAGCTGGCCGATGTGCAGTTCACCGCGCCGCAGCTGGACGAGTTGTCCGCTCCGGCCAACGACGAATGGCTGAGTGCGTCTGCCGAGTCTGCCGCTTTTGTGGTCGAAGAACCGCATCTGGAAGACCTGCCGAGTCTCAGCAACAGCGAATGGTCGCTGGAGGGAGCCCTGCCGGAACTGGGCAGCGAGCCATTGCCGGCTGAGTCCGTGCCCGTCGAAGACAGCGCAGCGAGCGATCTGCCGGTCGATGCCTGGGCGTCGGATGACAGCTCAGAGCTCAGCGAGCTGCCAGTCAGCGAAGAAGTACTGGATCTGCCAGCCGTCGCCGAGCTGGCGCCGGTCGACGACTGGGCCATGGCCGAGTTGCCTGCGCTCGAAAGCACTGAGCTGCCCGTCGAGCCGCCTGCGGCCGTCTCCCCACCGAGCGTGGTGGAGGATGAGCGCGATCCGGAGCTGGTGGAAATCTTCCTCGAGGAAGGTTTCGACATCATCGAGAGTGCCGGCGGGGCGCTGCAGCGCTGGATGGAGGATGTCGACAACACCCTCGAAGTCGAAGCCCTGCAACGCGATCTGCATACCCTCAAGGGTGGTGCGCGGATGGCCGAAATTCGTGAAATCGGCGACCTGGCCCACGAGCTGGAATTCCTCTACGAAGGCGTCGGTGACGGTCGCCTGCGCGCCGGCACCGATCTGTTCGGCCTGCTCCAGGCTTGCCACGACCGCCTGGCAGAAATGCTCGAGGCGGTACGTGACCACCGTGCGGTGCCAGATGGCGAGGCACTGATCGCCACCATCAAGCAGTTTCGTGCCAACCCCGCCGAACAGCTGAACATTCCGTCCAGCGTGCACCTGCAACCGGTGGTGGAGGAAGATACCGCCGCCGAAGCCGAGATTCTCGATATCTTCCTCGAGGAAGGTGACGAGCTGCTCGAGGCCATGGAAGCCACCCTCGGGCGCTGGGAAAGCAATCGCGAAGACGGCAGCGCCATCGATGAGCTGCTGCGTATCCTGCATACCCTCAAAGGGGGGGCGCGCTTGGCCGGGCAAAAGCGCCTGGGTGACCTCAGTCACGACCTCGAGCAGCACCTGACCGAGGCCCAGAAGCACAGCGCTCCCTGGCCGGAAAGCCTGTTCCTCGACGTGCAGTCCGGCTTCGAAGGGCTGCAGACGGCACTCGACCAATTGCGCAAGCGCCTGGACGACAGCCAGGCTGCCGAAGTTCAGACCGCACCGCTCGCCGCCCCTGAGCCGAGCACCCTGGCGCCGGCGCCGGTGGCCTTGAGCACACCGCTGGTGGCCGCCAGCAGCAAGCCGCAGGCGCAGCAGCAGCTCAAGGTGCTGCCGTTCGTCGAGCGCGCCGCCGAGGCTGCCGCTCGCGTCGCCGCGCAGCGTGCGCCGCAGGAGCTGGTCAAGGTCCCCGCCGATCTGCTCGAAGGCCTGGTCAACCTGGCCGGTGAGACCTCGATCTTCCGCGGTCGGGTCGAACAGCAGGTCAGCGACTTCGGTTTCACCCTCGGCGAGATGGAAGCCACTATCGAGCGGGTGCGCGACCAGTTGCGCCGCCTCGATATCGAAACCCAGGCGCAGATCCTCAGCCGCTACCAGGCCGAGGCCGAGCGTGCCGGCTACGAAGATTTCGACCCACTGGAAATGGACCGCCACTCGCAACTGCAGCAGCTCTCTCGCGCGCTGTTCGAGTCGGCCTCCGACTTGCTCGACCTGAAGGAAACCCTGGCCACGCGTAACCGCGATGCCGAGACCTTGCTGCTGCAGCAGGCGCGGGTCAACACCGAACTGCAGGAAGGTCTGATGCGCACCCGCATGGTGCCGTTCGATCGCCTGGTGCCGCGCCTGCGCCGTATCGTCCGCCAAGTGGCGGCCGAGCTGGGCAAGCAGGTCGAGTTCCATGTTGGCAACGCCGAAGGCGAGATGGACCGTACCGTTCTGGAGCGCATCGTCGCGCCGCTGGAACACATGCTGCGCAACGCCGTCGACCACGGTATCGAGCCGGCCGAGCAACGTCGCGCCAGTGGCAAGCCGGAGGTCGGCAACATTCGCCTGAGCCTGGGCCGTGAGGGTGGCGACATCCTCCTGACCCTGGCCGACGACGGCGGCGGTATCCGTCTCGAAGCGGTGCGCCGTAAGGCCATCGAACGTGGCCTGATGGACGCCGACTCCGACCTCACCGACCACGAAATCCTGCAGTTCATCCTTGAGGCCGGTTTCTCCACGGCTGAAAAGGTCACGCAAATTTCCGGGCGTGGCGTCGGCATGGACGTGGTGCACTCCGAGGTCAAGCAGCTCGGCGGCTCGATGAGCATCGAGTCGACCGTGGGCGAGGGCACGCGCTTCCTGATCCGTCTGCCGTTCACCGTGTCGGTCAACCGTGCGCTGATGGTGCTCTCCGGCGAAGACCTGTACGCCATCCCGCTGAACACCATCGAAGGTATCGTGCGGGTCTCGCCGTACGAGCTGGAGGCCTACTACGCACCGGATGCGCCGCGCTTCGAGTACGCCGGTCAGGCCTACGAACTGAAGTACCTCGGCGACCTGCTGAACAACGGCCAGCAGCCCAAGCTGATCGGCCAGAGCCTGCCGCTGCCGGTGATCCTGGTGCGTTCCAGCGAGCATGCCGTGGCGGTGCAGGTGGACAGCCTGGCCGGCTCACGCGAGATCGTGGTGAAGAGCCTCGGTGTGCAGTTTTCTGCGGTGCACGGGATCTCCGGTGCGACCATCCTCGGTGACGGCCGCGTGGTGGTCATTCTCGACCTGCTGGCGACCATCCGTGTGCGCCATGCGCACCTGCTCGGTCAGCTGCAGCAGCCGCGTCTGGCCAGCCATGTAGCGCAGACCGCCGCGGAAATCGAAGCCGAGCGGCCGACCCTGGTCATGGTGGTCGACGACTCGGTCACCGTGCGCAAGGTCACCAGTCGCCTGCTCGAGCGCAACGGCATGAACGTACTGACGGCCAAGGACGGCGTCGATGCCATCGCCCAGCTACAGGAACACAAGCCGGACATCATGCTGCTGGACATCGAAATGCCGCGCATGGACGGCTTCGAAGTGGCCACGCTGGTGCGCCACGACGAACGCCTCAAGGATCTGCCGATCATCATGATCACCTCGCGTACCGGTGAGAAACACCGTGAGCGGGCCATGGCCATTGGCGTCAACGAATACCTGGGCAAGCCGTACCAGGAATCCGATCTGCTCGAAAACATCCAGAAGTTGGTCAAGCGCCATGAGTGA
- a CDS encoding chemotaxis protein CheW, translating to MSDAQSPFQLLVQIDQRCRLLAAGLPSQQQAVQTWSGIGFRMGERYFVAPMGEIGEVLHEPRHTLLPGVKNWVKGVANVRGRLLPVMDLCGFFGSELSPLRKQRRVLVVDHQEVFAGLTVDEVFGMQHFPVDTFSEQLPPLEAVIQPFIHGVFQREQPWLVFSPHALAQHHDFLAVAI from the coding sequence ATGTCGGACGCTCAATCCCCCTTTCAGCTCCTCGTGCAAATCGATCAGCGCTGTCGGTTGCTGGCGGCTGGCTTGCCGTCCCAGCAGCAGGCGGTACAGACCTGGAGCGGCATTGGTTTTCGCATGGGCGAGCGCTACTTCGTGGCGCCCATGGGAGAAATCGGTGAAGTCCTGCATGAGCCGCGGCACACCTTGTTGCCGGGCGTGAAAAATTGGGTCAAAGGTGTTGCCAACGTGCGTGGCCGGTTGTTGCCGGTCATGGATCTGTGCGGCTTCTTTGGTTCCGAGCTGTCGCCGCTGCGCAAGCAGCGGCGCGTCTTGGTGGTGGACCACCAGGAAGTGTTCGCCGGGCTGACGGTCGACGAAGTGTTCGGCATGCAGCACTTTCCGGTGGATACCTTCTCCGAGCAGTTGCCACCGCTCGAAGCGGTAATTCAGCCTTTTATCCACGGTGTCTTCCAGCGCGAACAGCCCTGGCTGGTGTTTAGCCCGCATGCGCTGGCTCAGCATCACGACTTCCTCGCCGTGGCGATCTAA